Sequence from the Paenibacillus riograndensis SBR5 genome:
ACAGATGGCTGGATATAAAAACAGTTATGCCGAAATTGTTCGCCAGATTATATAACATATTCCGTATCTCCGCCACGCCTGCGGGATCAAGGCCATTGATCGGCTCGTCCAAGATTAGAATTTCCGGATTGTGAATCATCGCTTTCGCAAGTCCCAGGCGCTGTTTGTTTCCTAATGAGAGATGTTTTGCTTTTTTCTTTTTGTGCGGCTCAAGCCCCAGCTTATAGATCACCTGATGTACGGCATCTTTGTCCGGTAACCCTTGCATGCGTCTTGCGATGTCAAGATTCTCCGTTACAGTCAGATCAGGATAAAAAGTTGCCTCCTCCAAATATCCGACCTTGCTCCATAATTTAGAGTTTCCGGCATCGACCTTTTCGCCTAACATATAGAGCTTGCCGGAAGTTGGCTTGATCATCGACAGAAGCATCTTGATGGTCGTTGTCTTCCCGGCGCCATTCAATCCCAGGAATCCAAAGATCTCTCCCCGGCTGACCTCCAGCGAAAGATTGTTTAATACGGTATAGTCGCCAAATTTTTTGTGCACTCCGTCAATTTGTATAGCGGGCGTGCTGCCGATTCTTTTCTTT
This genomic interval carries:
- a CDS encoding ABC transporter ATP-binding protein, translating into MSILSKKRIGSTPAIQIDGVHKKFGDYTVLNNLSLEVSRGEIFGFLGLNGAGKTTTIKMLLSMIKPTSGKLYMLGEKVDAGNSKLWSKVGYLEEATFYPDLTVTENLDIARRMQGLPDKDAVHQVIYKLGLEPHKKKKAKHLSLGNKQRLGLAKAMIHNPEILILDEPINGLDPAGVAEIRNMLYNLANNFGITVFISSHLLEELSKVSTRIGIIHSGQLVKEVAMDKLEQSLEKSLVVNGRNKPALKKVLEEHGYAFEDTPDGSIKLTNEHAADHPERLAELLVQSNQPPTSLRVITEDLEGYFLRTIGVNRGIKR